In a single window of the Aquipuribacter hungaricus genome:
- the galK gene encoding galactokinase: MSAPDLVPAADPAEHLATVTDAFRELAGTAPEGVWAAPGRVNLVGEHLDYNGGPVLPFAIEHRGLVAARRRDDGRWRLVSRQDDAVWEGGADDLVPGTVPGWAGYAAGVLWALREAGHDVPGLDLVVDGRVPVGAGLSSSASLTSGVAVAVADLAGLPGAEQEDGPGRRALAAACVRAENEFAGAPTGGMDQAVVLRARAGHALLLDCTTFDAEDVPLPLGGDEAAELLVVDTRAHHSLVDGRYGGRRTACETAAARLGVQRLAGITPDELPDVLARLDDEELERVVRHVVTETERVGLVAALLRQGRLDATGPHLLASHASMRDDFQISVPELDLVVTAAVDAGALGARMTGGGFGGSAVVLTPAGTSEQVGAAVHEAFLAAGHGPPGLLPATATGGAHRVR, encoded by the coding sequence GTGAGCGCGCCCGACCTGGTCCCCGCCGCCGACCCGGCGGAGCACCTGGCCACCGTGACCGACGCCTTCCGGGAGCTGGCGGGGACCGCGCCCGAGGGCGTGTGGGCCGCGCCCGGGCGGGTCAACCTCGTCGGGGAGCACCTGGACTACAACGGCGGGCCGGTGCTGCCCTTCGCCATCGAGCACCGTGGGCTGGTCGCGGCCCGGCGCCGCGACGACGGCCGCTGGCGCCTGGTCTCCCGCCAGGACGACGCCGTCTGGGAGGGCGGTGCGGACGACCTCGTGCCGGGGACCGTGCCCGGCTGGGCGGGCTACGCCGCCGGCGTGCTGTGGGCCCTGCGCGAGGCCGGCCACGACGTCCCCGGCCTGGACCTCGTCGTCGACGGCCGGGTGCCGGTCGGCGCCGGGCTGTCCTCCTCGGCGTCCCTGACCTCCGGGGTCGCGGTGGCCGTGGCGGACCTCGCGGGCCTGCCCGGTGCCGAGCAGGAGGACGGGCCCGGCCGCCGCGCGCTGGCCGCCGCGTGCGTCCGTGCCGAGAACGAGTTCGCCGGCGCGCCCACCGGCGGCATGGACCAGGCCGTGGTGCTGCGCGCCCGGGCCGGTCACGCGCTCCTGCTCGACTGCACGACCTTCGACGCCGAGGACGTCCCGCTCCCCCTCGGCGGCGACGAGGCGGCCGAGCTGCTCGTCGTCGACACCCGCGCGCACCACTCCCTCGTCGACGGCCGCTACGGCGGGCGCCGTACCGCCTGCGAGACCGCCGCGGCCCGGCTCGGCGTCCAGCGGCTGGCCGGCATCACCCCGGACGAGCTGCCGGACGTGCTGGCGCGCCTGGACGACGAGGAGCTGGAGCGGGTCGTCCGCCACGTCGTCACCGAGACCGAGCGCGTCGGGCTGGTCGCCGCGCTGCTGCGGCAGGGCCGCCTGGACGCGACCGGCCCGCACCTGCTCGCCTCCCACGCCTCGATGCGCGACGACTTCCAGATCTCGGTGCCCGAGCTCGACCTGGTGGTCACCGCAGCCGTCGACGCCGGCGCGCTGGGTGCCCGGATGACCGGCGGCGGGTTCGGCGGCTCGGCCGTCGTGCTCACCCCGGCCGGCACCTCGGAGCAGGTGGGGGCGGCGGTGCACGAGGCGTTCCTCGCCGCGGGCCACGGGCCCCCCGGGCTGCTGCCCGCCACCGCGACGGGCGGCGCGCACCGCGTCCGCTGA
- a CDS encoding dihydrolipoyl dehydrogenase family protein produces MPSTPSPDAPSRPADQDTEDVGPGGDVEQFDLVVLGVGSGGEVVAATAARRGLRVAAVEARLLGGECPFLACVPSKVMLLAASRARAAGTDLRAAFADAVRARDEAAQHLDDSSQADELAEAGVVVVRGRGTVTGPGRLSVRPDGDGDVRELAWGRALVVGTGSQPVVPDLPGLDEVPTWTSDQALTSDELPGRLLVLGGGPVGCELSQVYASFGTEVTLVETSPHLLPSEDPWVGEALQLHLEASGVRVLVATTLVGVEPADGGARARLEPASDGSEGSEGSDGSEVVVDRVLVVTGRAPSGDGLGLDLLGVAVSEKGAVEVDDRCRALDADGSPVAGVLAVGDVTGLAPYTHTANHQARVVTAGLAGRDVRVRSAGIPRAVYTDPPVFSVGLGEEAAREAGHDVLVAHQDVGETGRAFVEQLGVGTADQPDPGPSGVRLVCDRDGTLLGAAAVGPHADSWGGELALAVTAGLDVRLLAEHTRAFPTWSEAITPAAQDLAARTGEDVS; encoded by the coding sequence ATGCCCAGCACCCCGTCCCCCGACGCGCCGTCCCGCCCCGCCGACCAGGACACCGAGGACGTGGGACCCGGCGGGGACGTCGAGCAGTTCGACCTCGTCGTGCTGGGTGTCGGCTCCGGCGGCGAGGTCGTCGCGGCCACCGCCGCACGGCGCGGCCTGCGGGTGGCCGCGGTCGAGGCCCGGCTGCTGGGCGGCGAGTGCCCGTTCCTCGCCTGCGTGCCGAGCAAGGTCATGCTGCTGGCCGCGTCCCGCGCCCGGGCCGCCGGCACCGACCTGCGCGCCGCGTTCGCCGACGCCGTCCGGGCCCGCGACGAGGCGGCGCAGCACCTCGACGACTCCTCGCAGGCGGACGAGCTGGCCGAGGCCGGAGTGGTCGTCGTGCGGGGCCGCGGCACGGTGACCGGGCCGGGCCGGCTGTCCGTCCGCCCGGACGGCGACGGCGACGTCCGGGAGCTGGCGTGGGGCCGCGCGCTCGTCGTCGGCACCGGCTCCCAGCCCGTGGTGCCCGACCTGCCGGGGCTCGACGAGGTCCCCACGTGGACGTCGGACCAGGCGCTGACCAGCGACGAGCTGCCCGGGCGGCTGCTCGTCCTCGGGGGCGGGCCGGTCGGCTGCGAGCTGTCGCAGGTCTACGCGTCCTTCGGGACCGAGGTCACCCTGGTGGAGACCTCGCCGCACCTGCTGCCGTCGGAGGACCCCTGGGTCGGTGAGGCGCTGCAGCTGCACCTGGAGGCCTCGGGCGTCCGGGTCCTGGTGGCGACGACCCTGGTCGGCGTCGAGCCGGCCGACGGGGGCGCACGGGCCCGCCTGGAGCCGGCGTCCGACGGGTCGGAGGGGTCGGAGGGCTCCGACGGGTCCGAGGTCGTCGTGGACCGGGTGCTCGTCGTCACCGGGCGGGCGCCGTCCGGTGACGGGCTCGGGCTCGACCTGCTCGGTGTCGCCGTCAGCGAGAAGGGTGCGGTCGAGGTCGACGACCGCTGCCGCGCCCTGGACGCCGACGGCTCCCCCGTGGCCGGCGTCCTGGCCGTCGGCGACGTCACCGGGCTCGCGCCGTACACCCACACCGCCAATCACCAGGCCCGCGTCGTCACCGCCGGGCTGGCCGGCCGCGACGTCCGGGTGCGGTCCGCGGGCATCCCCCGCGCCGTCTACACCGACCCGCCCGTGTTCTCCGTCGGGCTCGGCGAGGAGGCCGCCCGCGAGGCCGGCCACGACGTCCTCGTCGCCCACCAGGACGTGGGCGAGACCGGGCGCGCGTTCGTCGAGCAGCTCGGTGTGGGCACCGCGGACCAGCCCGACCCGGGACCGTCCGGCGTGCGCCTGGTCTGCGACCGGGACGGGACGCTGCTGGGCGCGGCGGCCGTCGGCCCGCACGCGGACTCCTGGGGCGGCGAGCTCGCGCTCGCGGTCACCGCGGGCCTGGACGTGCGCCTGCTCGCCGAGCACACCCGGGCGTTCCCGACCTGGTCGGAGGCCATCACGCCGGCGGCCCAGGATCTGGCCGCGCGGACCGGCGAGGACGTCTCGTAG